From Centropristis striata isolate RG_2023a ecotype Rhode Island chromosome 16, C.striata_1.0, whole genome shotgun sequence, a single genomic window includes:
- the nkx2.4a gene encoding NK2 homeobox 4a isoform X2, whose translation MSLSPKHTTPFSVTDILSPIEETYKKFSGMDGAGNLTSPLGAYRQPQVSQTGMQQHSMGHNATVATTYHMPHTVSQFSHSAMGGYCNGSIGNMGDLPSYQESMRNSAAATGWYSANPDPRYSTSMNMTGMGSLSGMADASKSMPVLHAAPRRKRRVLFSQAQVYELERRFKQQKYLSAPEREHLASMIHLTPTQVKIWFQNHRYKMKRQAKDKAAQQMQQQQQQDGNLCQQQAQSPRRVAVPVLVKDGKPCQNGSNTPTPNQQQVQQSQQQSQQQNGAGVVLASPTASLSQHQSQQQVNALELEEMSPSPPSLHSQLNMGQIDTSAVDYTSNMVSSNLLYGRTW comes from the exons ATGTCGTTGAGCCCAAAGCACACTACGCCTTTTTCAGTGACAGATATTTTGAGTCCAATCGAGGAGACCTACAAGAAGTTCAGTGGCATGGACGGCGCAGGGAACCTAACCTCTCCACTGGGAGCCTACCGACAGCCTCAGGTGTCTCAGACCGGCATGCAACAGCACTCCATGGGCCACAACGCCACCGTGGCCACCACTTACCACATGCCGCACACCGTCTCCCAGTTCTCCCACAGCGCAATGGGGGGATACTGCAATGGAAGCATTGGCAACATGGGAGACCTCCCGTCGTACCAGGAAAGCATGCGGAATagtgcagcagcaacagggTGGTACAGCGCCAACCCTGATCCCAGATACTCCACAA GTATGAACATGACCGGCATGGGGAGTCTCTCAGGAATGGCGGACGCCTCCAAATCCATGCCAGTTCTCCACGCTGCGCCCAGGAGGAAACGGCGCGTCCTGTTCTCGCAGGCTCAGGTCTACGAGCTGGAGAGGAGGTTTAAGCAGCAGAAATACCTGTCCGCCCCGGAGAGGGAGCACCTGGCCAGCATGATCCACCTGACGCCGACCCAGGTGAAGATCTGGTTTCAGAACCACCGGTACAAGATGAAGCGACAGGCCAAGGACAAGGCAGCGCagcagatgcagcagcagcagcaacaggacGGTAACCTGTGCCAACAGCAGGCGCAGTCCCCGAGGCGCGTAGCCGTGCCAGTTCTGGTGAAGGACGGTAAACCGTGCCAGAACGGCTCCAACACGCCGACGCCGAACCAGCAACAGGTACAACAGAGCCAGCAGCAGAGCCAACAACAGAACGGAGCCGGAGTTGTGCTCGCGTCCCCGACCGCCAGCCTCAGCCAGCACCAGAGCCAGCAGCAGGTGAACGCActggagctggaggagatgTCGCCCAGCCCCCCCTCACTGCACAGCCAGCTCAACATGGGCCAGATAGACACATCTGCTGTAGATTACACCAGTAACATGGTCAGCTCAAACCTCCTCTACGGCAGAACGTGGTAG
- the nkx2.4a gene encoding NK2 homeobox 4a isoform X3, which produces MSLSPKHTTPFSVTDILSPIEETYKKFSGMDGAGNLTSPLGAYRQPQVSQTGMQQHSMGHNATVATTYHMPHTVSQFSHSAMGGYCNGSIGNMGDLPSYQESMRNSAAATGWYSANPDPRYSTISRFMGPSTGMNMTGMGSLSGMADASKSMPVLHAAPRRKRRVLFSQAQVYELERRFKQQKYLSAPEREHLASMIHLTPTQVKIWFQNHRYKMKRQAKDKAAQQMQQQQQQDGNLCQQQAQSPRRVAVPVLVKDGKPCQNGSNTPTPNQQQHQSQQQVNALELEEMSPSPPSLHSQLNMGQIDTSAVDYTSNMVSSNLLYGRTW; this is translated from the exons ATGTCGTTGAGCCCAAAGCACACTACGCCTTTTTCAGTGACAGATATTTTGAGTCCAATCGAGGAGACCTACAAGAAGTTCAGTGGCATGGACGGCGCAGGGAACCTAACCTCTCCACTGGGAGCCTACCGACAGCCTCAGGTGTCTCAGACCGGCATGCAACAGCACTCCATGGGCCACAACGCCACCGTGGCCACCACTTACCACATGCCGCACACCGTCTCCCAGTTCTCCCACAGCGCAATGGGGGGATACTGCAATGGAAGCATTGGCAACATGGGAGACCTCCCGTCGTACCAGGAAAGCATGCGGAATagtgcagcagcaacagggTGGTACAGCGCCAACCCTGATCCCAGATACTCCACAA tttcTAGATTCATGGGACCTTCCACAGGTATGAACATGACCGGCATGGGGAGTCTCTCAGGAATGGCGGACGCCTCCAAATCCATGCCAGTTCTCCACGCTGCGCCCAGGAGGAAACGGCGCGTCCTGTTCTCGCAGGCTCAGGTCTACGAGCTGGAGAGGAGGTTTAAGCAGCAGAAATACCTGTCCGCCCCGGAGAGGGAGCACCTGGCCAGCATGATCCACCTGACGCCGACCCAGGTGAAGATCTGGTTTCAGAACCACCGGTACAAGATGAAGCGACAGGCCAAGGACAAGGCAGCGCagcagatgcagcagcagcagcaacaggacGGTAACCTGTGCCAACAGCAGGCGCAGTCCCCGAGGCGCGTAGCCGTGCCAGTTCTGGTGAAGGACGGTAAACCGTGCCAGAACGGCTCCAACACGCCGACGCCGAACCAGCAACAG CACCAGAGCCAGCAGCAGGTGAACGCActggagctggaggagatgTCGCCCAGCCCCCCCTCACTGCACAGCCAGCTCAACATGGGCCAGATAGACACATCTGCTGTAGATTACACCAGTAACATGGTCAGCTCAAACCTCCTCTACGGCAGAACGTGGTAG
- the nkx2.4a gene encoding NK2 homeobox 4a isoform X1, producing the protein MSLSPKHTTPFSVTDILSPIEETYKKFSGMDGAGNLTSPLGAYRQPQVSQTGMQQHSMGHNATVATTYHMPHTVSQFSHSAMGGYCNGSIGNMGDLPSYQESMRNSAAATGWYSANPDPRYSTISRFMGPSTGMNMTGMGSLSGMADASKSMPVLHAAPRRKRRVLFSQAQVYELERRFKQQKYLSAPEREHLASMIHLTPTQVKIWFQNHRYKMKRQAKDKAAQQMQQQQQQDGNLCQQQAQSPRRVAVPVLVKDGKPCQNGSNTPTPNQQQVQQSQQQSQQQNGAGVVLASPTASLSQHQSQQQVNALELEEMSPSPPSLHSQLNMGQIDTSAVDYTSNMVSSNLLYGRTW; encoded by the exons ATGTCGTTGAGCCCAAAGCACACTACGCCTTTTTCAGTGACAGATATTTTGAGTCCAATCGAGGAGACCTACAAGAAGTTCAGTGGCATGGACGGCGCAGGGAACCTAACCTCTCCACTGGGAGCCTACCGACAGCCTCAGGTGTCTCAGACCGGCATGCAACAGCACTCCATGGGCCACAACGCCACCGTGGCCACCACTTACCACATGCCGCACACCGTCTCCCAGTTCTCCCACAGCGCAATGGGGGGATACTGCAATGGAAGCATTGGCAACATGGGAGACCTCCCGTCGTACCAGGAAAGCATGCGGAATagtgcagcagcaacagggTGGTACAGCGCCAACCCTGATCCCAGATACTCCACAA tttcTAGATTCATGGGACCTTCCACAGGTATGAACATGACCGGCATGGGGAGTCTCTCAGGAATGGCGGACGCCTCCAAATCCATGCCAGTTCTCCACGCTGCGCCCAGGAGGAAACGGCGCGTCCTGTTCTCGCAGGCTCAGGTCTACGAGCTGGAGAGGAGGTTTAAGCAGCAGAAATACCTGTCCGCCCCGGAGAGGGAGCACCTGGCCAGCATGATCCACCTGACGCCGACCCAGGTGAAGATCTGGTTTCAGAACCACCGGTACAAGATGAAGCGACAGGCCAAGGACAAGGCAGCGCagcagatgcagcagcagcagcaacaggacGGTAACCTGTGCCAACAGCAGGCGCAGTCCCCGAGGCGCGTAGCCGTGCCAGTTCTGGTGAAGGACGGTAAACCGTGCCAGAACGGCTCCAACACGCCGACGCCGAACCAGCAACAGGTACAACAGAGCCAGCAGCAGAGCCAACAACAGAACGGAGCCGGAGTTGTGCTCGCGTCCCCGACCGCCAGCCTCAGCCAGCACCAGAGCCAGCAGCAGGTGAACGCActggagctggaggagatgTCGCCCAGCCCCCCCTCACTGCACAGCCAGCTCAACATGGGCCAGATAGACACATCTGCTGTAGATTACACCAGTAACATGGTCAGCTCAAACCTCCTCTACGGCAGAACGTGGTAG